In the Tessaracoccus lacteus genome, CGTTGTTGGCCTTGTCCGTGGCCATCGCGATGGAGACGTCCGAGTTCTTGACCGAGAAGGTGCCGCCGAACCCGCAGCAAGACCTCGCGTCGGGGAGGTCGACCAGCTCGATCCCCTCGACCGCGCTCAGCAGCCGCTCTGGCCGGTCACCCACGCGGGTGATGCGCAGGCCGTGGCACGAGGGGTGGTAGGTCACCTTGTGCGGGAAGTAGGCGCCGACGTCGGTCACGCCGAGCACGTCGACGATGAACTCGGTGAGCTCGTAGGTGCGCGCCGCGACGGCGCCGGCCTCCTTCTCGAGGCCGGCGTCGCCGGCGTGGCGGGCCAGCATCGTGTGCTGGTCCCGCACGGACCCCACACAGGAGCCCGAGGGGGCGACGATGTAGTCGTACTCGCCGAAGGTCTCGACAAAGTTACGCACCGTCGGGACCGCCTCGTCGAAGTAGCCCGTGTTCGTCATGATCTGACCGCAGCAGGTCTGCTTCGCGGGGTACTCCACCCGGCAGCCGAGCCGCTCGAGCAGCTTGACCGTCGCGATGGGCACGCTCGGCTTGACAGTGTCGGTGATGCAGGTGGCGAACAGGGCCACCTTGGCTCCGGTGAGGGGTGCCATGGTTTACTCCTTTACTTGACTCAGCGGACCGGGAGCATCCAGGAGAGCACCGGGGTGGACTGCAGTCCGATGAGGATGCACAGCACCAGGAGCAGCCCGAGGCTCCAGAGGACGACCTTGCGGAAGAGCAGCGACTCGGCGCCGACCAGGCCGACGGCGGAGCAGGCGATGGCCAGGTTCTGGGGGGAGATCATCTTGCCGACCACGCCGCCGGAGGTGTTGGCGGCCACGAGGAGGTACTCGTCGACGCCGATCTTGTTGGCCGTGGTCTGCTGCAGGG is a window encoding:
- a CDS encoding (Fe-S)-binding protein; this translates as MAPLTGAKVALFATCITDTVKPSVPIATVKLLERLGCRVEYPAKQTCCGQIMTNTGYFDEAVPTVRNFVETFGEYDYIVAPSGSCVGSVRDQHTMLARHAGDAGLEKEAGAVAARTYELTEFIVDVLGVTDVGAYFPHKVTYHPSCHGLRITRVGDRPERLLSAVEGIELVDLPDARSCCGFGGTFSVKNSDVSIAMATDKANNAVSTGAEYITGGDHACLMNIGGVAHRNGQHITPIHLVEILAATKEDAR